GGCGCGCGCGATGAACGTCAACCGCTTCGTCTCGTGCCAGGACGAATACAGCCTGCTGGTGCGCGGCATCGAGAAGGACCTGTTGCCGGCGGCGCAGGAATACAATCTCGGCCTGCTGCCGTTCTTCCCGCTCGCCAGCGGCCTCCTGACCGGCAAGTACCGGCGCGGGGCCGCGGCGCCCGCCGACACTCGCTTCGCCAAGGCGCCGGCCTTGAAGGATCGCTATGTGACGCCGCGCAACGAGGATATCGTCGAAAAGCTGCAGGCGTTTGCGAAGGAGCGCGGCCACACCATGCTCGAGCTCGCCTTCTCCTGGCTCGCCGCGCGTCCGCAGGTCTCAAGCGTCATCGCCGGCGCCACCCGCCCCGAGCAAGTCGAACAGAACGTCAAGGCGATCAGCTGGAAGCTGAGTGCGGAAGAGATGGCTGAGGTCGACAGGATAACGAAGGGGTAGTTACTTGCGTCGTCCCGGCCTTCGCCGGGACGACAGCGTGGTTAGGGTTCGGGCTTACACCACCAGCCCCTTCATCGGCTTCACCGGCGCGCTGTCCGGAAACACCGTCTCGGCCAGCGCCCGCTCGCCGATGCCGAGCTGGTCGTGCAGCACGCCCTTGATCACCGCGCGCAGGTCGGTGGTCGGGGCGAGGTCGCGGGCCTGGTAGAGATTGGCTACCTTGAGGCCGGGCCAGTCCGTGATCATGCGGCCGCCCTTCACGGCGCCGCCGGCGAGCAGCGCGATGGTGCCGGTGCCGTGGTCGGTGCCCTCGGTGCCGTTGATGCGCGCAGTGCGGCCAAACTCGGTGGCGACCACGATCACGGTGTCGCGCCAGCGATCGCCGAGGCCGCTCTCGAACTCCGCCAGCGCGCCGTCGAGGCCGCCGAGCAATTGCGCGAGACGGCCGACCGGACCGCCCTCATTGGCATGCGTATCCCAGCCGTCGAAGGCGAGCGCGCCGATGCGCGGGCCGTCATCGGCCGCCATCAGCTTGGCCGCGCCGCGCGCCACCAGCCGCATCGCGCCGATGCCGTTCATGCCGGGCTTCGGCTTCATGTCAGTGCCCTGCGCCTGCTTCTCGAGCTGCAGGCCCTGCGTCAGCGCGCTCGCCAGCCCGGGATCGCGGTGCTGATAGAGATCGACGAGCCGCATCGCGGTGTCGTCGGCGGCCTGCGGCAGCGCGACCGGCGCCCAGCCGACGGTCGGCGCGGCGCCGCGTAGCACCAGCGGCGTGGTCGGGCCGACCGCGAGTGCGCTCGTCACCCGCTCGCCCTTCGGCAGCGCCTCCAGCGCGCGGTTGAGCCAGCCGGACTGCACGCGGCCCGGCCCGGGGAAGCCGCTCTCGAGCACGTCCTGCCCATCGAAATGCGAGCGGTCGCGATAGGAGGTCGCAACCGCATGGACCACTGCGGCCTGCCTGGCGCGATACATCCGCGCGAATTCCGGCATCGCCGGATGCAGGCCGAAGAACGGATCGAGCATCACCGCCGCGTTCGGCCCGTCGGCCTTCAGCGCGATCGCACCATGCAGGCCGGCGTAATCGGGATCACCGACCGGAGCGACGGTGGCGAGCCCATCGAGCGCGCCGCGCAGGATCACGACGACCAGCCGCGGGTCGCGGCCATCGGCCGCGCGCGCGAATTTCGGCAAGTAAGCCCAGGCGGCAAAGGAGGCGCCGCCGAGCAGCAGCGTGCGGCGCGATGTCGCCTGCATCATCAGGCTCTCACAGCACTCCATCGTCATCTCCTCTGGAATTCCGGCGACATCAGCAGCAGCGCCAGCGCCTGCTGGCGCGATTCCGCGCGCTCGACCGTGCGCCGCGTCTCCGCCGACGCGGCATCAGCGGCGACGAGCTCGAGCAGGTCGCGCGGGTCGAGCCGGTCGCCGAGCGTGGCGCCGAGCTGCGCGGAGATATCGAGCCGCAGCTTGAGCCCCTCCGGCGCAGCCCAGGCCGCGCTGGTATCGGGAAAGCCGTTCGGGCCGGCAGGCGTCCACAGCGGCTGGCCGAGCACGTTGAGGCCGTTGAGATAGCGGCCGGGATCATCGGGGGTGCGCGCCAGCAGACGGCCGGTCGCGATCAGGAAATCGTAAGGGCTGCGCATCTTGGTCAGCGGGGCCTGCCAGGCCTCATCGGATTGCACGAGCGCGGTGGCGAGCGCCTTGAGGTCGCCACCGGTCTTCGTGAAGACGTCCTGCAACCGCGTAACCAGCGCCGGCGGCGGATCGTCGGCAACGAAATGGCGGGCAAGCTTGGTGGCGATGAACCTCGCCGTCGACGGGTGCCGCGCGATATCTGATAGCACCGCCTCGCCCTGCGCGATGCCCTTCTGCGCATAGGTCTTGCCGAGCACAAGCTGCGGGCCCGGCTCGTGCGCATTGGCATTGAACACGAAGCTGCCGGGCGCGCCGAGTTGGCCCTTGCGGCCGGCAAAGGTCCACCCCGTGATCACCCGCGCAAACGACGTCACGTCGTCCTGCGTATAGCCGCCGCCGACGCCGAGCGTGTGCAGCTCCATGATCTCGCGCGCCAGGTTCTCGTTCAGGCCGCGGTGGCGGTTGATGCCGGCGCGGGAGTCCGGGCCCAACGATTGCTGGTTATCGAGGAAGAACAGCATCGCCGGATGCTGCTCGACCGCCTGCAGCATGTCGGCGAAACGGCCGAGCACATGCGGGCGGATCGCCTCGCGCTCGAACGAGCCCGCCCACATCCGCGCCAGCGCGCCCTTGTTGGCCGAGATGCAGAAATGATTGGACCAGAACACCACGAGCCGCTCGACAAAGCCGCAATCGGCAACCACGCCGCGCTGCAGCCGCGCCAGAGCCTCGGCGCGGAACGTCTTCTGGATGATGTTGAGCGGCTTTGCCGGCGGCTTCTGTGGATTGGCCGCGGGCGGCATCTCAGCCGGCGCCATCGCGGCATTGGCATTGTCGGCCGTCCGCGCCGGCGCCTGCATCGTCGGATCCTTCGCCGCGATGTCCTTGGCGGCGCTGGGCAGCGACAGATTGTGCCGCTGCGGCCGCGTTGCATCCGACGGCGGCGGCGTCTCGGTTGCAGCGGACTTCGCGGCCTTCGCCGACTCGCGCGCCTTGCGGATCTCGAACTGATAGTCGAATACCTGCTTGCCGAGCTCGGGCGTCGAGAGCAGCCCGGGGACTTCGAGCAATGCGCCGTTCGGGCGCGCCAGTTCCGCCATCACGAAACCGCGCGGATCGGACGCTGCGTTGATGAAGTCGCCGGATGCGCCGCCGCGCGCGCCAAACCCGAAACGATTGAGGGCAACCAGGGCGGCTTGCGAATCACGGGCCATCTGAATTCCCTTGGCGGCATATCCCGGCTATATCTGCGCGGGATCATAGCGCGGCTCGAGATGAACCCGAGATTAATTCGTTGATTAAATCGCGGTTAGGAATGCGCCTCTCGTCATGACGGACCGGTCTGAAAATTCCTCCCCGCGCCGCCTCGCCTGCGCGAAATGCGGCACCGAATTCTCCTGCGCGCTCGGAGGGCCGTGCTGGTGTTCCGACGAGAGCTTTCGCCTGCCGATGCCGACCGAGGGCGGCGACTGCCTGTGCCCCGCATGCTTGCGGCAACTTGCGGAACAACACGCGAGCGTGAGTGCGACGTGAACGAGCGATGGACCGTCGACGCCGTCCTGCTCGACATGGACGGCACCCTGCTCGATACCGAGAAGGTCTATTTCGACAGCCTGGTCGCCGCACTGAAGGGCTGCGGCTACGACGACGGCGTCGTCGCGCTCTGCCATTCCATGGTCGGCCTGCCCGGACCGGCCTGCGAGGCGTTGCTGGTCGACCGCTATGGCGCGGACGTTCCGCTCGCCGAGATTAATCTCGCCTTCCTCGACCATCGCGACGCGATGATGCGATCGGGCCTGCCGCTCAAGCCCGGCACGCTGCCGCTGCTGGACGCGCTCGCCGCCGCCGATCGCCCGATGGCGATCGTCACCTCGTCGTCGCGGCGCTCGGCCGAGCGCAACCTCACCCTCGCCGGCATCCGCGAGCGTTTCGACACGCTCCTGACGCTCGACGACGTCACGCACGGCAAGCCGGACCCGGAGCTCTATCTGAAGGCGGCCGCCCAGCTCGGCGTGGCGCCGCAGGCCTGCGTCGCGGTGGAAGATTCCATCCACGGCGTCGCGGCGGCGCACGCCGCCGGCGCCATCACGCTGATGGTCCCCGACATGGCGCCGCCGACCGAGGAGACGCGCGCGAAATGCGCGGCGGTGTTGCCGGACCTCAACGCGGTGCTCGCGATGCTGCGCGCGCGTGGTGGCCTCAGCGCTCTATCGTAACCGTCATTGCGAGCGACAGCGAAGCAATCCATCCGTCCGCGTATGCGGCCGTGGATTGCTTCGTCGCGTTGCTCCTCGCAATGACGTACAATGCATCTCGCGACGCTAACGCTTGCCTCGTCGTCCCGCCAGCGCCGTCTCGACCAGGGACCGCGCCGCCTCGCCGGCGGTCTCCATGTAGCTCGCGTCGCGATGCAGCAGCACGACGGCGAACGAGCCATCCAGCAGCAACAGCATCTGCCGCGCGAGCCGAAGCGGATCGGCAATGCCCTCCGCCGCGAAGGTCGCGCGCAGCCAGTCCTCGAACTTCTTCTTGTGCGCCGCGCCGATCCTGATCGCGGGATGGCCGGGCATGTTGGCGAGTTCGGCCGAGGTGCGCAGGAAGCCGCAGCCCTTCCACTTCGGATGCCGCGCCGAGCGCGCGAGATTGCGGAAGATCGCCTCGACCTTCACGGGCAAGCGGCCTTCAGCTTCCGCGAACCATTTCCGGAACAGCGCGAGGTTGGGCTGGTCACGCGCGGCGAGATAGGCGGCGACGAGATCGTCCTTGCTTCTGAAGTGATAATACAGCGTGCGCTTGGTGAGGCCAGCCCTGGCCGCCACCTCGTCGACACTCACGCGCCGGATGCCTTCATTGTAGAACAGCGCGCTTGCCGCCTGGATGATGCGCTCGCGGGTGGGCTCGGAGGGTCTGGGCATGCGACTATGTATACTAACCAGTGAATATACACAAATCGCGGCGCCCCCTACAGTCGCCTCCAGCACATACGCCAATGCCGGAGACCGCATCATGTCCACCCCCATCCTGCTCGACATCGTCGACGGGATCGCCCTCATCACGCTGAACCGCCCCGAGCGACTGAACGCGCTGAGCTACCAGCTGATCGACCATTTGATGGCCGCGCTCGACCGCATCGAGGGCGATGCGGCGGTGCGTGCCGTGATCCTGACCGGCGCGGGCGAGCGCGCCTTCTCCGCCGGCGCCGACATCCACGAATTCTCTGAGAGCGTGAAGCAGGGCTCCGCGATCGCGGTGCGCGATTTCGTTCGCCGCGGCCAGGCGATGACCGCACGACTCGAGGCGTTCCGCAAGCCCGTGATTGCCGCGGTTAACGGGCTTGCCTTCGGCGGCGGCTGCGAGATCACCGAAGCCGTGCATCTCGCTATAGCGAGCGATCGCGCGCTGTTCGCAAAGCCAGAGATCAAGCTGGGCATGCCGCCGACCTTCGGCGGCACGCAGCGGCTGCCGCGGCTGGCGGGGCGCAAGCGCGGGCTCGAGTTGCTGCTGACCGGCGATCCGTTCTCGCCGGAGCATGCGCGCGAGATCGGACTCGTCAACAGCGTCGTGCCGCACGATCAGTTGCTGAACGCCGCCCGCGAGCTGGCCGGCCGCATCGTCAGGCATTCGCCAGGTGCCGTCAGCAGCGTCATCACCGCGGCGACGCGCGGGCTCAACATGCCGATTGCCGAGGGTCTGCTGGTCGAAAGCGAGCAGTTCGCCGCGCTGGTGCCGAGCCGCGACCTCGCAGAAGGCTTGGTGGCGTGGAAAGAGCGGCGGGCGGCAAAGTATGTCGGGGCGTGAGCTGGCTGTACCAACCCGTCATGCCCGGGCTTGACCCGGGCATCCACGACGTTCTGCGCCCACGGATGTGGATGGCCGGGTCAAGCCCGGCCATGACGAGCGGAAAGACGCTGCGTTACCGCACCACCGCCGCGGTCTGTCCGAACAACAGCTTGCGCTCCTCCTCGGTGCGGATCGCGGGCTGGCCGAAATTCGGGTTGACCTCCTTCGCCTTGGCATAGGCGCGCTCGGTCGCAGGACGCTTGCCGATGGTCTCCAGCCAGCGCTTCAGATGCGGGAAATCGTCGATGTTCTGGCCCTGGTTCTTGTAGGGCACGACCCAGGGATAGCTCGCCATGTCGGCGATCGAATACTCGCCGGCGATGAATTCGCGGTCGGCAAGGCGCTTGTTGAGCACGCCGTAGAGCCGGTTGGTCTCGTTGACGTAACGGTCGATCGCGTAAGGCAGCTTCTCGACCGCGTAGTTGCGGAAGTGGTGGTTCTGGCCGGCCATCGGCCCGAGCCCGCCCATTTGCCAGAACGTCCACTGGATCGCGTCGTAGCGGCCGTAGAGATCGCTGGGCAGGAACTGGCCGGTCTTCTCGGCGAGATAGAGCAGGATCGCGCCGGATTCGAAGATCGAAATCGGTTTGCCGCCGCCCTTCGGCGCATGATCGAGGATGGCGGGGATGCGGTTGTTCGGCGCGATCGCCAGGAACTCCGGCTTGAACTGATCACCCTTGCCGATGTTGACCGGGAAGATCCTGTACTCAAGCCCGGTCTCCTCAAGGAACATCGTGATCTTGTGGCCGTTCGGCGTGGTCCAGTAGTGAAGGTCGATCATGGATACGATCCTGCGTGGGGCGCGCGTACATGCGTCGCGAAAGAAGATGCGATTGCATGAATTTGGGCGCAAAGCCGCAGGCGAGTCAATGGCGCGCGCATTGCATCGCGCGCGAATGTGATCTGCAGGGCGCGCAATCTCCAAGGCCGCGGCTCACGGAGCCGGCGATGACTTGGTAGTCATCGAACAATTCCCGATGCGCGATCGGTCCATCTCTCCCCCTCTTGTGGGAGAGGTGACGGATTTTTCGCCGCTACACTATCAATGGATGCGGCCGTGCTCGCGCAGGAATCGCTCGCCGCTTTCGGTCACGGTCACCCGCATGCCCTCGATCGAGGGGCGGCGCGCGACGTAGCCGCGGTCGACCGCGTCCTCCCAGATCGTCAATCGCGGGCATGAGGTCCGCCAGGTTTCGATCACCTCGGCATAGGGCCGCGGCTTTCGCGCGATCCACTCCACGAAATCGAGCACCAGGGCATCCGTCGTCTCCGCCATCGTACGTCTCCTGTCTGCGGCAAGCATACCGCGCCGCGCAGGCCTGATCATCTTCTCCGTTTCGGCGCTGAGTCAGTATGCCATCGTTCTCCCGCGCTTGGATCATCGGCGCAAACTGAGTTATCTTGCTCTTGCATCAGCTTTCCTGAGGGTCATGCATGCGGCGGCTTCTCTTTCTCAACGGCATCAAGGCGTTCGAGGCCGCGGCGCGCACCGGCAGCTTCGCGGCCGCAGGCCATGAGCTCAATGTCTCGGCCGCCGCGATCAGCCGGATGGTGCATCTGCTGGAAGAGCGGCTCGGTGTCGCGCTGTTCGAGCGCAAGGCGAACCGGCTCGTCACCACACAGGCGGGCCGGGCCTACCAGAGCGGGCTGACGCCGATCTTCGACGCGCTGGCGAGCCTGACCGCGCAGGTCACCGCGTCCGCGAGCACGCGCGTGCTGACCGTCGGGGTCGGACCGACCTTCGCGATGAAGTGGATGATCCCGCACCTCGCCGACTTCCGCAAACAGGAGCCGGACATCGAGGTGCGGATCACCACCGGCGGCATGCAGGTGCCGTTCGCCGACGACTGGAGCTGCGGCATCCAGCTCGGCGGCGGCGAATGGCCGGGCCTCGTCGCCGAGCCGCTGTTTGCCGCCGACCTCTTGCCGGTATGCACGGCGCGGCTCGCCAACGGACTGAAGCGCCCGGCCGATCTCAAGGGCCCGAGCCTGATCCGCGTCGCGCATTCGCCGGATGACTGGCCATCATGGCTGAAGGCCGCCGGCGTGCCGCGGCTCACCGCGCGCGGGCCGGAATTCCAGTTCTATGGCCAGGCGCTGCAGGCCGCGGTCGACGGGCTCGGGATTGCGATGGGCATCCGGCCCTATATCGACGACGACCTCGCCGCGGGCCGGCTGGTGGCGCCGTTTGCGCGCAGCGTGCCGAAGGGCATGCGCTGGTATCTCGTTTACCGCGGCTTCCACGCCGAGCAGCGCGACTTCGCCGCGTTCCGCCGCTGGATCATCCGCGCCGCAGCCGAGCCTGCGGCACGGCGCACCGGCGCGCGCAGCGCCGGTTGACGCGTTCGACGCGCCGGCTTGGCGCAAGCCATAGCTCCACTGCTGCCCCGCACAAAAAAACGCCGCTTGTGAACTCGTTCACATCTGGCGGTGCGCCCATGTGCTTCGATCGATGCAGAAGAATCCCGGAGGTCGCACGTGATTTACGGCGGTTTTCAGATCAAGTCGTTCGAGGTGGGGACAGGGCAATGGCACGCCAGGATTCAACGGGTCGATCAAAAGCCGGTCGTCATCGATGGAATCTCGTTTCCGGCGCTCGACATCGGCTTTGCGTGGTCCGATCAGGATGCAGCGATAGCCGACGCCAAGAAGCATATCGACCGGTTCCAGTGGCGATCAGGCGCGACAGTGCCGTCCTGACCGGCAACGCCGTGGTCGCCCTCGTCCCGCAGCCCGTGCCCGAACCGGAACGGCCGCCGCAGGTGAGAACGAGCTGCCCGGACTGCGCGGCGGAGCTCGAACTGCTGCGCGTCATTCCCGGCCGCGCCGCCGAATACTGGACCATGCGCTGCGCCGGCTGCGGCGCGATCCATATGGACATTGTCGACGGGCCCCGGGCGTAACGCCTGGGACACCGTCTACTGACATCTGCTGACAGCAGAACCGCGTTTAAGTCCTCTCGTCCTTTACCCTTTTCTCGCTGCCGGACTCGTCCCATATTCCGGCCATGGCGAAGACACCAAGCACTCCGAAAAAGCCCGGCAAATCCCCCAGATCCAAAGCGCACCGGCCTGAGGTCCAACCGATCGGACCCGCGCTCGCCGAATTGCTCAATCCCGCGATCAATCGCGGTGACGCCGGCATGGGCTCCGGCACCGGATTGCAGCCGCCGCCGGACAATTCCTGGGACCGCCGCTCCGGCGGCGAGGCCGCCGCGCACCGCGCGCGGGCGTCGACGCGTGGGACGAGCGAACAGGTCGCGAGGCGCGACGCCGCCGGCCTCGAGGAGGCGCCGCAGGCCAATTACGGCACCTCGGCCACCGTCCCGACTCTCGATCCGGAGCTGGCGCGGCAGCTCGGCCTGCCGACCGCCGAGGACGACGAGGAGGCACTGGCGCGGCCCCCGCGCAGCAAGATGGAAGCGCTCGGCGTCAAGGCGACCGCCGACGCGCTGGAGAATTTGATCCGCGACGGACGCCCCGAATTCCGCAGGGAAGACGGCTCCATGCGGGTGTGGACGCCGCATCGGCCGCCGCGCCCGGAGAAATCCGAAGGCGGCGTGCGCTTCGAGATCAAGTCGTCCTACGAGCCCAAGGGCGACCAGCCGACCGCGATCGCCGAGCTGGTCGAAGGCATCAACCGCAACGACCGGACGCAGGTGCTGCTCGGCGTCACCGGCTCGGGCAAGACCTACACCATGGCCAAGGTGATCGAGGCCACGCAGCGCCCGGCGCTGATCCTGGCGCCGAACAAGACGCTGGCCGCGCAGCTCTACGGCGAGTTCAAGAACTTCTTCCCCGACAACGCGGTCGAGTACTTCGTCTCCTATTACGACTACTACCAGCCCGAGGCCTATGTGCCGCGGACCGACACCTATATCGAGAAGGATTCCTCGATCAACGAGCAGATCGACCGCATGCGCCACTCCGCGACGCGCGCGCTGCTCGAGCGCGACGACGTCATCATCGTGGCTTCGGTGTCGTGCATCTACGGTATCGGCTCGGTCGAGACCTACACCGCGATGACCTTCGCGCTGAAGAAGGGCGAGCGGATCGACCAGCGGCAGCTGATCGCCGACCTCGTGGCTCTTCAGTACAAACGCACCCAGGCCGAATTCACCCGCGGCACCTTCCGCGTCCGCGGCGACGTCATCGACATCTTCCCGGCGCACTATGAGGATCGCGCCTGGCGCGTGAACCTGTTCGGCGACGTCGTGGAGAATATCGAGGAGTTCGACCCGCTCACCGGCCACAAGCAGGACGAGCTCGAATTCATCAAGGTCTACGCCAATTCGCACTATGTGACGCCGCGCCCGACGCTGGTGCAGGCGATCAAGTCGATCAAATCAGAGCTGAAGCAGCGCCTCGACCAGCTCAACGACCAGGGCCGCCTGCTGGAGGCGCAGCGGCTGGAGCAGCGCACCACCTTCGATCTCGAAATGATGGAGGCGACCGGAAGCTGCGCCGGCATCGAGAACTATTCGCGCTATCTCACCGGGCGCCGTCCCGGCGAGCCGCCGCCGACGCTGTTCGAATATGTGCCCGACAACGCGCTGGTGTTCGCCGACGAGAGCCACGTCACCGTGCCGCAGATCGGCGGCATGTTCCGCGGCGACTTCCGCCGCAAGGCGACGCTCGCCGAATACGGCTTCCGCCTGCCCTCCTGCATGGACAACCGCCCGCTCCGCTTCGAGGAATGGGACATGATGCGGCCGCAGACGATTGCGGTGTCGGCGACGCCGAGCGGCTGGGAGCTGAACGAGAGTGGTGGCGTGTTCGTCGAGCAGGTGATCCGCCCGACCGGACTTATTGATCCTCCCGTCGACATTCGCCCTGCCCGCACCCAGGTCGACGACCTCGTCGGCGAGGTGCGCGCCACCGCAGCCGCCGGCTATCGCTCGCTGATCACGGTGCTGACCAAGCGCATGGCGGAAGACCTCACGGAATATCTGCATGAGCAGGGCATCCGCGTCCGCTACATGCACTCTGATATCGACACCATCGAGCGCATCGAGATCATCCGCGACCTGCGCCTCGGCGCGTTCGACGCGCTGGTCGGCATCAACCTGCTGCGCGAGGGCCTCGACATTCCCGAATGCGCGCTGGTCGCGATCCTCGACGCCGACAAGGAAGGCTTCCTGCGCAGCGAGACCTCGCTGATCCAGACCATCGGCCGCGCCGCGCGCAATGTCGACGGCAAGGTGATCCTCTATGCCGACAGCATGACCGGCTCGATGGAGCGTGCGATGGCCGAGACCACGCGCCGTCGCGAGAAGCAGGTCGAGTACAACAAGGCCAACGGCATCACGCCGGAGAGCGTGAAGAAGTCGATCGGCGACATCCTCAACTCCGTCTACGAGCGCGACCACGTGCTGGTCGAGATCGGCGACGGCGGCGTCGCCGACGACGTGATCTCGATCGGGCACAATTTCGAGGCCGTGCTCAACGACCTCGAAACACGGATGCGCGAGGCCGCGGCGGACCTGAACTTCGAGGAAGCCGCCCGCCTGCGCGACGAGGTCAAGCGGCTGCGCGCCACCGAAATGGCCGTGGTCGACGATCCCACCGCCAAGCAGAAGGCCGTGCAGAACCGCGCCGGCGCCTATGCCGGCACGCGGAAGTACGGCGATGCGGCGAACCTCCCCGTCAGCGCGCTGAAGAACAAGTCCGCGCAGACCTCGCTCAAGGCGAGCCGCGGCGGCAAGAGCGGTTCGCGGATCCACAAGCCCGATCTCGACGAGATGCACGGCCCGGAGTCGCTGCCCTTCCGCGCGAGTGGCGTGCTGCCGACCAAGCCGTTCGGCACGACCAGCCGGATCATCCAGCCGACTGACTCCCGCCAGTCCGGCCCCGAATTCGGCCCCTCGCCGCGCTCCAGCGGCGGCGCGCCGGGCAAGCGGGGTGGATGGAAGAAGCGGTAGTCTAACAATCTGAAATTGGGCGCTGGCCTCCGCCTGTACTTTTAGTACCCCCGAGCGACCACCGCGCAAGAAGGCGGGATGCTGTCTTGCCGCTGCGCATTCGCCAAGACTATGGTGGAAGGCCGGCCTTTCGCAGCCCGTCAACCAGGTGCTCCAAGTCTTCGGCGCGTTTGAGAATGGATACCTGCTTCTGGGTGCCGCTGATGCTGTATCTTGGATTCAGGCGTAGAACCTCGCTTGCCTCTGCGCGAGCATCTTCCATTCGTCCCAGCTGAGCGTACGTCGCGGCCAGGAAGGCGTGGCCATACTGGTGATTGGGCGCGCGGCCAATCGCTTCAGTCAACCAATGTTGGGCATCGTGGTACTCTTTGAGGTGGTAGTGAGCTACGCCGGCCATCAACGGCGCAAAATGCGGATGGAATGGATCAAGGCGCATTTGCAACTTGGCGATGGCAATAGCTCTGGCCGGCTCTCCCACCGAGTAAAATATTTGCGCAAGGCGGTAATCCGCGAAATTGGGGTTTAGCGCAAGCGCTCTTTCGGCAGCGGCAGTCGCTGCGTCGAAGTCACGCTTCCGGATGATGTTATAGCCCAATTCGGCATAGGCTTCGGGCAGGCTCGGATTGAGCGCAATTGCCGTGCGCGCCAATTTGATGGCCAGGTCAAGGATAGTCGGGCTCAAATATTCATCGTTCAGGGGATTGAGCCAAGCCACCCGGTGAGTGCTGGCCAGCATTGCATAGCAACGGGCATATTTCCGATCGATGGCCAGCGAATCCGCAAGATGCCCTCGTGTCCTCAATAAT
The DNA window shown above is from Bradyrhizobium sp. ISRA464 and carries:
- a CDS encoding DUF1501 domain-containing protein, with translation MTMECCESLMMQATSRRTLLLGGASFAAWAYLPKFARAADGRDPRLVVVILRGALDGLATVAPVGDPDYAGLHGAIALKADGPNAAVMLDPFFGLHPAMPEFARMYRARQAAVVHAVATSYRDRSHFDGQDVLESGFPGPGRVQSGWLNRALEALPKGERVTSALAVGPTTPLVLRGAAPTVGWAPVALPQAADDTAMRLVDLYQHRDPGLASALTQGLQLEKQAQGTDMKPKPGMNGIGAMRLVARGAAKLMAADDGPRIGALAFDGWDTHANEGGPVGRLAQLLGGLDGALAEFESGLGDRWRDTVIVVATEFGRTARINGTEGTDHGTGTIALLAGGAVKGGRMITDWPGLKVANLYQARDLAPTTDLRAVIKGVLHDQLGIGERALAETVFPDSAPVKPMKGLVV
- a CDS encoding DUF1800 family protein, which produces MARDSQAALVALNRFGFGARGGASGDFINAASDPRGFVMAELARPNGALLEVPGLLSTPELGKQVFDYQFEIRKARESAKAAKSAATETPPPSDATRPQRHNLSLPSAAKDIAAKDPTMQAPARTADNANAAMAPAEMPPAANPQKPPAKPLNIIQKTFRAEALARLQRGVVADCGFVERLVVFWSNHFCISANKGALARMWAGSFEREAIRPHVLGRFADMLQAVEQHPAMLFFLDNQQSLGPDSRAGINRHRGLNENLAREIMELHTLGVGGGYTQDDVTSFARVITGWTFAGRKGQLGAPGSFVFNANAHEPGPQLVLGKTYAQKGIAQGEAVLSDIARHPSTARFIATKLARHFVADDPPPALVTRLQDVFTKTGGDLKALATALVQSDEAWQAPLTKMRSPYDFLIATGRLLARTPDDPGRYLNGLNVLGQPLWTPAGPNGFPDTSAAWAAPEGLKLRLDISAQLGATLGDRLDPRDLLELVAADAASAETRRTVERAESRQQALALLLMSPEFQRR
- a CDS encoding cysteine-rich CWC family protein, which produces MTDRSENSSPRRLACAKCGTEFSCALGGPCWCSDESFRLPMPTEGGDCLCPACLRQLAEQHASVSAT
- a CDS encoding HAD family phosphatase, producing the protein MNERWTVDAVLLDMDGTLLDTEKVYFDSLVAALKGCGYDDGVVALCHSMVGLPGPACEALLVDRYGADVPLAEINLAFLDHRDAMMRSGLPLKPGTLPLLDALAAADRPMAIVTSSSRRSAERNLTLAGIRERFDTLLTLDDVTHGKPDPELYLKAAAQLGVAPQACVAVEDSIHGVAAAHAAGAITLMVPDMAPPTEETRAKCAAVLPDLNAVLAMLRARGGLSALS
- a CDS encoding TetR/AcrR family transcriptional regulator is translated as MPRPSEPTRERIIQAASALFYNEGIRRVSVDEVAARAGLTKRTLYYHFRSKDDLVAAYLAARDQPNLALFRKWFAEAEGRLPVKVEAIFRNLARSARHPKWKGCGFLRTSAELANMPGHPAIRIGAAHKKKFEDWLRATFAAEGIADPLRLARQMLLLLDGSFAVVLLHRDASYMETAGEAARSLVETALAGRRGKR
- a CDS encoding crotonase/enoyl-CoA hydratase family protein; the protein is MSTPILLDIVDGIALITLNRPERLNALSYQLIDHLMAALDRIEGDAAVRAVILTGAGERAFSAGADIHEFSESVKQGSAIAVRDFVRRGQAMTARLEAFRKPVIAAVNGLAFGGGCEITEAVHLAIASDRALFAKPEIKLGMPPTFGGTQRLPRLAGRKRGLELLLTGDPFSPEHAREIGLVNSVVPHDQLLNAARELAGRIVRHSPGAVSSVITAATRGLNMPIAEGLLVESEQFAALVPSRDLAEGLVAWKERRAAKYVGA
- a CDS encoding glutathione binding-like protein — translated: MIDLHYWTTPNGHKITMFLEETGLEYRIFPVNIGKGDQFKPEFLAIAPNNRIPAILDHAPKGGGKPISIFESGAILLYLAEKTGQFLPSDLYGRYDAIQWTFWQMGGLGPMAGQNHHFRNYAVEKLPYAIDRYVNETNRLYGVLNKRLADREFIAGEYSIADMASYPWVVPYKNQGQNIDDFPHLKRWLETIGKRPATERAYAKAKEVNPNFGQPAIRTEEERKLLFGQTAAVVR
- a CDS encoding LysR substrate-binding domain-containing protein, whose amino-acid sequence is MRRLLFLNGIKAFEAAARTGSFAAAGHELNVSAAAISRMVHLLEERLGVALFERKANRLVTTQAGRAYQSGLTPIFDALASLTAQVTASASTRVLTVGVGPTFAMKWMIPHLADFRKQEPDIEVRITTGGMQVPFADDWSCGIQLGGGEWPGLVAEPLFAADLLPVCTARLANGLKRPADLKGPSLIRVAHSPDDWPSWLKAAGVPRLTARGPEFQFYGQALQAAVDGLGIAMGIRPYIDDDLAAGRLVAPFARSVPKGMRWYLVYRGFHAEQRDFAAFRRWIIRAAAEPAARRTGARSAG